Part of the Sodalinema gerasimenkoae IPPAS B-353 genome is shown below.
TCGCCCTCGGTGATTTCCTCCACCAAATAGCGATCGCGCAAAATATCTAACGCCAGTTGAGCCTCCGCTTTACTATACTCCCAATCCTCCAAATGGGAGAGCCAGAATGATTCCGCCACCGGGCAACGATAAACCGAGGCTTCACAGAGCAAGATATAGGCAGCTGGGGCTTCTTGCTTTAAGCGTCGAAAGGTTTGTTCGAGGCGATCGCGAACCTTCATCCGTAACAGGCGAGTACAGTCATGGAGTTGCCAGTGATCTCTCGCCGAGGTCGTTTGGCCCATCCTGGCTTGGGCGATCGCCGTTTCTACCTCCTCAATGTCCTGACCATATTTGTTCCAATAGGCTCGCACATTCCCCAAAAAAGGAGCATTTGAGATTTCCCCAGCAATCACCCGCAACGCCAGAGGATGCCCTTCATAGGCAGCTCCAATCCGTCGCAGATAGTTCTGACTCTCTTGGGTTAGATCCAGATTCGCCTTAGCAAATAAGGCTAACTGTTCCGTTTCATTCAGTCCCCCGAGAAATTCACAGGTCCAAAAATTGCTATATCGTGCCGGGAGTTGGCCGGGAAAATCTTGAGAGGTGAGAATAATCCGTCCCTGACAGATGGGGGCCGCCAACACCGCCTCAAAAAACATCGCCCATAACGGGTCTTTAAAGTCGCTCCAGCCCTCCTCTTCATTGCCTTGGAGCATCCTTTCTAAGGAGTCAATAATGAGCAACAGGGGCTGATTTAGGAAATACTGAGCCGTGCGATCGACGAGCATTTGTCCATCTTTTGCCCCCTCTAGGGGATAGCCCCAATGTTCCCACCAACGGCTGGCAACACTGATAAAGTCATGGGGCTGGCGATCGTTATCCAGATTTTCCCGTAGTAACTGTTGCCAGTGTTCCCCCGTCCATTGTGGATATAACGAGATGGCCAGTCGCTCCCCGAGAGCCGTTTTACCAATCCCCGTAATCCCCAATAACACCAGCAGACGGCAAGACTGTTGTAATTGCTCACTTAACTGAGCCAAAACCGCTTCCCGTCCTACCCAGGCTTCATCATAGGCGAAAAAATCCAAATGGCGCTCTCTAGAAACCTCCGCCACAGGAACCGTTGACTGTGCCGTTGACTGTGTTGTTGAAAGTCCCGCCTCCGCCTGAGACCTCGGGGGATGGGCCGTGCAAGGGTGCGGACTGTCGCTAGCGGGAGAAACGGCCACCACCTCTTGCCAAGACACATCCACCGCCTCACAGATGGCGACAAAGGTTTGCGATCGCACCGGCAACCGCCGCCAAAACCGTTTCAAGGTTGCGGCGGAGGTAGACGCCGCTTCACACCACTCGGAGGATGACTTGAGCCAACCCTTATACCGTCGTGCGTAATCAACCTGTCGAAGCCCCTCAATGGAGGCCTTGAGTGTTGCTGCCACGGTTATCAATCTCCTTCCTGTCGATGTCCCGGTGATGAGTCAAGAATTACTCACAAATGGATTACTTTTGCTCATATCTTGACAGAGCCAAAAATGAGCCTATAATGAGTACATCGCATTTTATTCGATGGATGTGTAGCCTGGAAATCCCATTACATCAAGGGATTAGGCGATTCCGCAAGACCCAATCACAGTCTTGCGTGACCCGGCACTCGTATCGGTGTTGGGAGCTGTCTGACGCTCAATGGAATCAAATAGCTCAGTTTTGGCTAACTTGCTATCCATCACCAGAGGATCTGTTTCATCACCTAGCCTTATTAGAGGAGTTTTCATCATGAACGACTACCCCCTCCATCACAACTCACATCGAGATCGAGCCGGTCATTATCAATCCTAACCGGATTGAGAGTTTAGATTTTCTAAGACACTCACCGACTCATTCAAATCTCTTTCACCTTAAGAGCAGCCCTTCACGCGAATGGTTTAGCTCAATCACACTAGGTTTGTTAAGCCTTCAATTTTATCATGCAAACTTGCGATTCTGAGGAACTGATCGTGCCAGCCCAAAGTCAAACCCTACAACTCGATAGCCCATCTTGGACCCTATCTCAGGCAGATTTAAATAGCCCCTATCAAACGGCAGTCCAAGTCCCCGAAACCGCCCCCTCTAGCACTATTTTACTGGTGTTAACATTCTGCGTCTGGCTCCTAAGACAGCGCATGGCGTGACCCTTAGCCCGGCCAACCCACTCGCCTGCGACCATAATGCCAAACTGCGCCCTGAGAGCATTGCATCACAGCTCACAGTTGGCCGCTAGTCTCATCTGACACTTAGAAACGACGGGTCAAACCCGCCGTTTCTGGGTTGTCCTATCGCTCATCCCCCCCTACCCAAGTGAATCGCGGCCCTGAACCGTACGCCGCTGCATTGGTTGGTTAAGAAAGCCATTCAAGCGCCAAATGGTTTGGCCGATTCTTTCCAAGGTCTCAGGGGAGAGCGGTTCAGAGGTGGAGTCAACCTCATCCTCCTCTCCCTCTTGATAGGGAACTCGGTAACCAAACAAATCTTCTGAGCGAATTTCATCAAAACTCTCGACCTGAAACACCAAGAGAAAATCCTGGCGCATTTCCCGGATCACCAGCCGTTCCACCTCAAACACTTGTCGGGGAGTCAGGGGGGCGTCAGGACGCGTCCTCACCCGTAAATAGACCTCAGGAGGGTTGCGATTCCAGTTAATGCGGGTTTGGACCAATTCCACCTGCTGTCCGACGGTGATGGTGCGCGTGACCAGAATTGAACGTAGGGTCGATTGGAGGCGGGTTTGCCGTAGCAGTTGTCCCAGACTAATGGATAGGGGGATAACAATCGGTAACGTCAGCAAAACCGTATAGGTCAAGGCCCGGGCCATGCGGATTTTTTCCACATAGTATCCTTCCCAGATAAAGACCAGAATACAAGCTAGGGTGATGCCCAAGAGGTTCGTTGTGTAGAGCAAAAAGGCCCCCCGAGCGGCCAAGGTGGCCCCTTGCGAGAGCGCTAAACCCACCACACAGAGCGGGGGCATCAGGGCCACCGAAATGGCGGTTCCGGCGATCGCATCACTGATTTTCGGGCGCACCTTAGCAAAGCCACCCACAGCCCCCGCGGCCAAGGCAATCACTAAATCCAACAGGTTAGGTTGGGTGCGCGCCAGGATTTCTGGGCTAAACTCCGTTAGGGGGATATTGGCAACCGCCCCAATCACCGCCGAGAGAACCAGTGAAATGATTGTGCCAACCAGAAGCGTGGTGATGCCTCGGCGAAACAAAAATACATCTCCCTTCATTGCCCCCAAAGCCAAGCCTCGTAAGGGTAACATCAGAGGAGCTACAATCATCGCGCCGATAATGACGGCGGGACTATTGAGTAATAGCCCACAGGTGGCAATAATACAAGAAGCAACCGAGAGAAAGATAAAGTTAAGATTGAGTTTGGAATCCCCAGAAATCTCCTGAGACAGAACCGCTAGCGTCTGTTGGTCAACTTTTGGCATCTTGTACTTGCCCGGACGGCAGATTGAACAGTGTTGTACGTCTTATTTTAGAGACTCCCCCTGCCATCATGGGCTGTCATCCCAGGCATGAGTGGACAAGACCTAAAGGATCATGACCCAGATGGAGAATGTGGTGTTGTTGACAGGCCCGCTTAAAATCAAACACAGAAGAGATCAAACAATGCCGTTATCAGTGGGGGGTATGCCGGGAACGCTGTCACGTGATCTAACAGTGCTGCCTCAAGGTTTATGGTAGAGAAGGAACGCTTGAACCGAGCGATCGCGCAATTGGCGGGGGACTCGGACACAAATCGCTTGAAAAAATTGTTGCTGTGCGTCTGTCAGCAACGCTGGGAAAACGACTCCCGACGGTTAGAATCCCTTGACTGGCGGGTGTTACTCAATGAGCTGCGAACCACGTTTGTGACTCGGGAGCAGTTGGAAGAAGCGTTGGTACGCGTGGTGGCTCGGATTAATAAGAAATCCTTATATTTCAACCTCTCCCTGCGGGCGATCTCCATCATTGATCCCCTCTACCCAGAGTTAGACCCCCCCATGGCCTTTGACGAGGCCTTTCTCCCCTTCACTCAGGGGAATACCAGTGATGGGTCCCTCGATCGCTGGTTTGACTTACGGCTGCAACTGTCCCAATCGGGCAATCTCAGCCAAGCCAAAACTCTGCTCTACTCGGCGATTAATGGTAAGTTCGCCTATACCCTCCCCGATTGGAATCATCTCAATCATGAGGAGTTTGACCATCTGGCCCAATCCTTACTGGATTTGTGTAAAACTGCCAGTGAACTGCGGCTACGGCTCTATGGCTCGGCTCATTGCCTCAATCCGGTGGACATCTACAAGAGCATCGCCGAACGGCTCTGTCGCACGATGGAGCAGGCCTATTATGCCAGCATCATCCAGCCCTTTGAACCCGAAGACCTCGGGAATGAGGATCTCGATGAGATGACCATGGATGGGTCAATGCTGCCCAAGAAAACCACGCTCAATCCAACGGAGTCGAACACGACCCAATCCCAAGCGCCTAAAACCCGTCCCCTGAATACAACCACCGGAGACGAGCGCCACACGACTATTGGCTTAGATCAAGATGTCGAAGCGGCGGTCTGTGAAGCCGCTAACCAACATTTACGGGCGGCGATCGCGGCCATTGACCAACAGACGGAGTCTCTGATTAACGAAGTGCGGGCGTTAGTGGCCCATACGGACAAAGCCACCGCTGAGGCTATTGAAGCCCGCATCTTACACCAATTTACCGATGCTCTGGGGCAGTTCTACCATCAGGATGATTCCTAGGGAGGAGGGGCAAGA
Proteins encoded:
- a CDS encoding ATP-binding protein, with product MAATLKASIEGLRQVDYARRYKGWLKSSSEWCEAASTSAATLKRFWRRLPVRSQTFVAICEAVDVSWQEVVAVSPASDSPHPCTAHPPRSQAEAGLSTTQSTAQSTVPVAEVSRERHLDFFAYDEAWVGREAVLAQLSEQLQQSCRLLVLLGITGIGKTALGERLAISLYPQWTGEHWQQLLRENLDNDRQPHDFISVASRWWEHWGYPLEGAKDGQMLVDRTAQYFLNQPLLLIIDSLERMLQGNEEEGWSDFKDPLWAMFFEAVLAAPICQGRIILTSQDFPGQLPARYSNFWTCEFLGGLNETEQLALFAKANLDLTQESQNYLRRIGAAYEGHPLALRVIAGEISNAPFLGNVRAYWNKYGQDIEEVETAIAQARMGQTTSARDHWQLHDCTRLLRMKVRDRLEQTFRRLKQEAPAAYILLCEASVYRCPVAESFWLSHLEDWEYSKAEAQLALDILRDRYLVEEITEGDRLLLRQHNLIRSVALSHLQGLD
- a CDS encoding TIGR00341 family protein; translated protein: MPKVDQQTLAVLSQEISGDSKLNLNFIFLSVASCIIATCGLLLNSPAVIIGAMIVAPLMLPLRGLALGAMKGDVFLFRRGITTLLVGTIISLVLSAVIGAVANIPLTEFSPEILARTQPNLLDLVIALAAGAVGGFAKVRPKISDAIAGTAISVALMPPLCVVGLALSQGATLAARGAFLLYTTNLLGITLACILVFIWEGYYVEKIRMARALTYTVLLTLPIVIPLSISLGQLLRQTRLQSTLRSILVTRTITVGQQVELVQTRINWNRNPPEVYLRVRTRPDAPLTPRQVFEVERLVIREMRQDFLLVFQVESFDEIRSEDLFGYRVPYQEGEEDEVDSTSEPLSPETLERIGQTIWRLNGFLNQPMQRRTVQGRDSLG